A single genomic interval of Hevea brasiliensis isolate MT/VB/25A 57/8 chromosome 4, ASM3005281v1, whole genome shotgun sequence harbors:
- the LOC110641762 gene encoding pentatricopeptide repeat-containing protein At1g77170, mitochondrial, translating into MNGFHRLLLPGFAKSSAFKHRIISHHLSHSLAFSTLPSGIQYLKTPPPSPHSTQDPAQAIATQLSNCTSLPELNQIYAHVILTQMLDFYTAPFHWNNIIRSYTRLDAPAQALKVYVSMSRASVSPDCYTLPIILKATCQLFAIDIGRQLHSVAIRLGLQSNEYCESGLISLYAKSGEFNNAYKLFEENHERKLGSWNAIIGGLAQGGRAKEAIELFLEMRRCGLEPDDVTMVSVTSACGNLGDLDLAIQLHKYVFHAKNFGKPDILMLNSLVDMYGKCGRMDLAGRVFSRIGQKNVSSWTSMIVGYAMHGHVNEALECFHYMREADVRPNHVTFVGVLSACVHGGKVQEGRYFFDMMRNVYGIMPQMQHYGCMVDLLGRVGLLKEAREIVEGMPMKPNVVIWGCLMGACEKYGDVKMGEWVAKHLQELEPWNDGVYVVLSNIYASRGLWQEVERIRVGMKRRKLAKIPAYSLATS; encoded by the coding sequence ATGAACGGCTTCCACCGTCTTCTTCTTCCCGGCTTCGCTAAATCCTCCGCCTTCAAACACCGAATTATTTCCCATCATCTTAGCCACAGTCTTGCTTTTAGCACTTTACCTTCTGGTATACAATATCTAAAAACCCCACCTCCATCGCCACATTCAACTCAGGACCCAGCGCAAGCCATAGCAACCCAGTTATCAAACTGCACCAGCTTACCGGAACTGAACCAAATTTATGCCCATGTTATCCTTACTCAGATGCTCGACTTCTATACCGCCCCATTTCATTGGAATAACATAATAAGATCGTATACCAGACTAGATGCTCCTGCCCAAGCACTGAAAGTCTATGTCTCTATGTCTCGAGCCAGTGTCTCGCCTGATTGTTATACTCTTCCCATCATCTTAAAAGCTACGTGCCAGCTTTTCGCTATTGATATTGGTAGGCAGCTTCATTCCGTTGCCATAAGGCTTGGCCTTCAATCGAATGAATATTGCGAGAGTGGTCTTATCAGCTTGTATGCAAAGTCTGGGGAATTTAACAATGCTTATAAGTTGTTTGAGGAAAATCATGAAAGAAAGTTGGGTTCTTGGAATGCTATTATAGGAGGCCTAGCTCAAGGTGGGCGTGCCAAGGAAGCGATTGAGCTGTTTTTGGAGATGAGGAGATGTGGATTGGAGCCAGATGATGTGACCATGGTTAGTGTAACATCTGCTTGTGGGAATTTAGGGGATTTGGACTTGGCTATTCAGTTGCATAAATATGTTTTTCATGCCAAGAATTTTGGGAAACCGGATATTTTGATGCTGAATTCGCTTGTTGACATGTATGGAAAATGTGGTAGAATGGACTTAGCGGGTAGGGTGTTTTCTAGGATTGGCCAAAAAAATGTGTCATCTTGGACGTCCATGATTGTAGGTTATGCAATGCATGGGCATGTCAATGAAGCTCTGGAGTGTTTTCATTACATGAGAGAAGCCGATGTGAGGCCTAACCATGTGACTTTTGTGGGAGTGCTAAGTGCTTGTGTCCACGGTGGTAAGGTACAGGAGGGAAGGTATTTCTTTGATATGATGAGGAATGTTTATGGTATAATGCCGCAGATGCAGCACTATGGGTGCATGGTGGATCTTCTTGGCCGAGTGGGGCTGCTTAAAGAGGCTAGAGAGATTGTGGAGGGGATGCCAATGAAGCCGAATGTGGTAATATGGGGGTGTTTGATGGGTGCCTGTGAGAAATATGGGGATGTGAAGATGGGAGAGTGGGTGGCTAAGCATTTACAGGAGCTGGAACCTTGGAATGATGGGGTTTATGTGGTTTTGTCTAACATATACGCTAGTAGAGGCTTGTGGCAAGAGGTTGAAAGGATTAGAGTAGGAATGAAGCGGCGAAAACTAGCCAAAATTCCTGCTTATAGTTTGGCAACTAGTTAG